Proteins found in one Cricetulus griseus strain 17A/GY chromosome X, alternate assembly CriGri-PICRH-1.0, whole genome shotgun sequence genomic segment:
- the LOC100751223 gene encoding LOW QUALITY PROTEIN: thiosulfate sulfurtransferase/rhodanese-like domain-containing protein 3 isoform X2 (The sequence of the model RefSeq protein was modified relative to this genomic sequence to represent the inferred CDS: inserted 2 bases in 1 codon; deleted 1 base in 1 codon), with product MLAMRVLGASHRAALGSVEAALGGLKSIWGSSQHFYSTLPKDVTYRELKNLLNSKNITLIDIRDTWEIFEHGKIPGSINIPLDEVGEALQMNPRDFIEKYHEVKPSKSDSLVFSCFAGVRNKQAMDTALSLXTQHCAGDWKEWVTYEMSENKQEN from the exons ATGCTGGCCATGCGGGTGCTTGGGGCCTCACACAGGGCGGCACTAGGATCGGTAGAGGCTGCTCTTGGAGGTTTGAAGTCAATATGGGGAAGCAGCCAACATTTTTACTCTACTCTTCCTAAAGATGTCACTTATAGGGAACTA AAAAACCTATTGAACTCCAAAAATATTACGTTAATTGATATTAGAGATACATGGGAAATTTTTGAGCATGGAAAAATACCTGGATCAATCAATATACCATTGGATGAGGTAGGTGAAGCTCTACAGATGAACCCAAGGGACTTCATAGAGAAGTACCATGAAGTGAAGCCATCCAAATCTGACAGTCTAGTGTTTTCTTGTTTCGCTGGAGTAAGAAATAAGCAGGCCATGGACACAGCATTATCATT GACACAGCACTGTGCTGGAGACTGGAAGGAATGGGTAACCTATGAAATGTCagagaacaaacaagaaaattga